Genomic window (Candidatus Vicinibacter proximus):
CACCTGATCATTCAATCTGCGAATGGATTGAATTACATTTTTATAGTTCAACAGTGGTTCGCCCATACCCATATACACGACGTTGGAAACAGGCTTTTCATAGACTTCTAGGCATTTTTTATTTACTTCGGCATATTGATCAAAAATTTCTGCAACGGTCAACTGTCGCAGCAGACCCATCCTGCCGGTAGCGCAAAAACTGCAGGTGAGGCTGCACCCGGCCTGTGAAGAAATACACACCGTGTAGCGATTTTTCTCCAGGACCGGAATCAACACAGATTCAATCTTTAAACCATCATGCAGGACAAAACGGAATTTGAGGGTGCCATCCCGACTCTTCTGCATTTTGTCCAGCTTCAGCGCTTTTATTTCGAAATGCTCATTAAGCAACCTACGTTGTTCGATGCTGAGATTACTCATGTCGTCAAATGAACGAACAGCATGTTTCCACAACCACTCCTTGACTTGTTTGGTCCGGTATTTCTCAAAGCCCAGTTCAAGCAGACTTGCAGCAAGTTGCTCGTCGGTAAGCTGTAGAATATCTTTCTTGTTACTCAAATTACTTGTATTATGAAAAGAATGCAAAATTAAGCTTTTATCCCGACAAGCTTGTAAAGGGTCTGTGAATACAGTTAACCGGGCATATGTAATGTCGTCTAAGCCATTTCAAATGGTTCACTAAAATTGGTTAGTTTTGTTGCTTAATCCATAATAACCGCCTGTCTGCCAGTTTATCCTTTATCTTAATTATGCATAAAATTTTTATCCTTTTCTCCCTCCTCACTTTATTTTCTTGTGCCGTTCCAAAACCGAAGGGCCCATTCAACCCTGCTAAAACAGGTCAGGCACCCAGATATCAGGATTCTTATTATTGGGCAGCTCTGCCTACCCGCAAAGATGCAGCCGATTCAGTTCCACCGGGCGTGGAGGATGGTTTATTGCCTCAGGATGTAGATGTGTTTTACCTTCACCCTACCTCATTTTTTAAGAAGAAATATGGAAATGGTTGGAATGCAGACCTCACCAACAACGAATTGAATGCGGCCACTGACAAGTCTGGCGTTTTATATCAGGCTTCTATTTTCAATCAGGCTGCGAAAGTGTATGCGCCCAGATACCGACAGGCACATTATTATGCTTTTTTTACAAAAGACAAAAAATCTGCTGATCAGGCTCTTGCGCTAGCCTACGAAGATGTTTACAATGCCTTTCTTTATTATTGGGACAATTTCAACAACAACAGACCAATCATCATTGTAGGCCACAGTCAGGGATCAGAATTGGCAGTACGTCTGCTTAAAGAGGTTTTTGACAATCCTCAAATGAAAAATAAATTGGTTGCAGCCTATATTCCGGGTTGGCCTGTTTACAAGGATCAGTTTAAGATTCTAAAAGAATGTAAAACACCTTATGAAACCTCTTGCATTTGCAGTTGGCGAACCTACAAAAATGGGACTAAACCAAAATGGTTGGACAAAGAAAGGGAGGTATTTATCACCAATCCGCTTAGCTGGACCAACGATCAGCTCAAAGTGCCTGAAGATGCCAATAAGGGAATGGTCATCAACATGGGTAATGAACCGACAAAACCCGGCGTGAGTGCTCAGATACACCGCAATATTTTATGGGCAAGTAAGCCGAAGTTTAGAGGAGCCATTCTATATCAAACCAAAAACTACCACAAGGGTGATTTTAATTTGTATTACATCAATGTGCGGGAGAATGTAAGGGATAGAGTTAAGGCCTACTGGAAATAATAGAATGAGGATTAATCTTACTTAAGTGGTCTAAAAATAACGATTACAAATTCTCGCTTGTACTAAGCAGCAGCACCCAGTAATTCGACCTCAGCCAGCAAGGCTGCAAGCAAAATGGTTCTGCCAGAATCACTCAGTTCGAATTCGTTTTCATCGTCCGGACCAACAGATAATTCAATAAATTCAATCAGGTCGTGTTGTGCACTGTGCTCGTAATAGTGGTCCAGCACAGAAGCCAGATCCTTTTTGTCATTGATGATTTCCCATACGGAATCTTCTGTTTTTTCAATTTGTTCAAGGTCCGGATTAGGCAATGGTCCTGACTTTCGGTAACTGTCATAGATCACCGCAAACAAAAATAGGAGATAATCCATCTCATCATCCGTCAGGGATTCTGCATTGGATCCTGCCAGTACGTCGAGCAATTCCTGGTGGTCGTTTTCCAGGGC
Coding sequences:
- the rlmN gene encoding 23S rRNA (adenine(2503)-C(2))-methyltransferase RlmN, which produces MSNKKDILQLTDEQLAASLLELGFEKYRTKQVKEWLWKHAVRSFDDMSNLSIEQRRLLNEHFEIKALKLDKMQKSRDGTLKFRFVLHDGLKIESVLIPVLEKNRYTVCISSQAGCSLTCSFCATGRMGLLRQLTVAEIFDQYAEVNKKCLEVYEKPVSNVVYMGMGEPLLNYKNVIQSIRRLNDQVGPDMSYRKITVSTAGIAKMIKKLADEELKVNLALSLHAANDEKRQDMMPINEHNNLHALMGALKYFYDKIGTKISYEYIAFEHYNDNALDVKNLVRLCSHFPVMVNIIEYNPVPGIDYQKSSEDRLEAFAKAVHKHGVMITVRRSRGKDIDAACGQLANRD
- a CDS encoding DUF3089 domain-containing protein, with protein sequence MHKIFILFSLLTLFSCAVPKPKGPFNPAKTGQAPRYQDSYYWAALPTRKDAADSVPPGVEDGLLPQDVDVFYLHPTSFFKKKYGNGWNADLTNNELNAATDKSGVLYQASIFNQAAKVYAPRYRQAHYYAFFTKDKKSADQALALAYEDVYNAFLYYWDNFNNNRPIIIVGHSQGSELAVRLLKEVFDNPQMKNKLVAAYIPGWPVYKDQFKILKECKTPYETSCICSWRTYKNGTKPKWLDKEREVFITNPLSWTNDQLKVPEDANKGMVINMGNEPTKPGVSAQIHRNILWASKPKFRGAILYQTKNYHKGDFNLYYINVRENVRDRVKAYWK